Below is a window of Candidatus Nitrosotenuis uzonensis DNA.
ATGGATTGAAGATTGGAATAATTGGAGATCTAAAGTACGGCAGAACTGTGTACTCATTACTCTACGCACTTTCAAACTATGATGTGGATGTCCGCCTCATATCTCCGGAATCGTTGAAAATACGAGCAGATTCAATATATGAAATCCAGAAAAAACTCTCACTTAAAGAATCAACCAATCTGGATGAGTTCATTGACGAGCTTGACGTAGTATATGTAACTAGGATTCAAAAAGAAAGATTTCCTGACGAAGAAGAATATCAGAAAGTGCGTGGCAGCTATAAGATAGGGCTTGATATTGTAAGTAAGATGAAGGACAACTCCATAATACTACATCCTCTGCCAAGAATAGATGAGATATCTGCCGAAGTGGATTCGACAAAACAGGCGCGATATTTTGCCCAGGCAGAATACGGTAAATTCACAAGAGCTGCATTACTTGCACTCGTGCTGAACGAACACGATCTGTAGTTTATTTCTCGCAAACTGTTTGTGCTGCTTCATTACCGTTGTACAAGTCCACAATTGCAGCTACATTACACTCGGTAATGTATGGAATCGTCATGTCTATTGTAGGCGCCATCAGATCCTCAGGTGCGGTAGAATGTCCAAGTCCTAACGCATGACCGAATTCATGTCTGACTATTGTAGCAAGCTGCTCGTCTGTAAGATTTGAAATGTCGTATATGGTGATAAATGACTTTAGTATCTCGTTATCCTCAGTTATTGACTTGGTGTATCCTGTATATCCATCAGAATCCCTCACATTAGATAATGTTATGATGATGTCGCCTTCTCCACCCGGCGTGCTTATAAAGTTGAAATTGCTTGGCAGGTTGTACTTGGTTTGCGTTTGCACGCTTTTGAGTGCCCCAGCCCATCCTACGTAGTATGTGGACTGTGAACCTTTTGATCCCTTATGAACAAGATAGTCATCAAACTGAACTGTTCTCTCAGACGAAATGGCATCGCGTATGATCCGTAGTTGGTGATCTGTAACACGAGGAGATTTTAGGATGTTCACATTGAGTGTGTTATCAACAAGCCTCCATGATTTCCAAGTGTCTATGGTGTCCCCGCGGAGGTTTTCAGTTAGATACCTTGTTTTTAGTATTGGTGAGGAAGCAGGAGATTTATCTACAACATCAAATATTCCTGAAAAAACAATTAACAAAAAAACTGCAGGCAACACAGCCAATTCTGCTACAAGCAGACTTTTTGAGCGATATTTCTTGATCTCCTTTTGCACTTTTGAAATTTCTTTGACTAGCTCTGATTGGTGTTCTCTGAGTTCATTAATTGATGTGCCTTTTATGTTGTCAAATTCATTCCAGTCTGAGCGCTTTTTGTCATTTCGCTCTAATTGTTTTATCTGCTCTGTTGTATGTCCAAGTTCTCTTTTCATCATTTCCAAGTGATCTCTTAGGCGATTGATTGATTTTGTATCTGCCATTTAGATCCCCTTACACATAAGCTCAACAATGTCTTCCGGTGTGATGATCTGATCCTGCGTCATAACATACGGATATCGGAGACTGAGCATGACTTTACAAATTTCTGCAAGCGAGAGCTTCTCGGAAATTAATGTGGGAGTAATCGTCTTCAGTGTACTTGCACTCAGATCAAAGATCTTGTCGTTTTGTGGCGTATTAAGTTCCTTGATTTTTTCCAAAAGCACCTCATAACTGATGAATGCAATATCGTCTTTTAGCGCCAGTAATCCTATCGGTTCATTTTCAAGTCTTCGTATGACATCGTTAATTCTTTCATCACGATCAAATGTTCGTATTTTTCTTCCCGGTATGTCGCTTACAGTGATATCTGATCTACACAAAGAACCTACCTCCAAAATCTGCTTTATTGAGAACTGTGAAAAGTTAGCTTTATCATTCTCTATTACCGTAAAGAAATTCTTTGTCTTGTT
It encodes the following:
- the pyrB gene encoding aspartate carbamoyltransferase, whose product is MNDFYDQDIISVKDFDKSKFEKVFSATDKIMKMDPNERRELGRGKTLGYLFFEPSTRTRLSFQAAMALIGGSSLGIADVSSSSTKKGESLADTVRMMSIYSDVVALRHPLDGSSRFAAEISQKPVLNAGSGTEEHPTQAIQDLYTIKKEKNKIDGLKIGIIGDLKYGRTVYSLLYALSNYDVDVRLISPESLKIRADSIYEIQKKLSLKESTNLDEFIDELDVVYVTRIQKERFPDEEEYQKVRGSYKIGLDIVSKMKDNSIILHPLPRIDEISAEVDSTKQARYFAQAEYGKFTRAALLALVLNEHDL
- a CDS encoding matrixin family metalloprotease, which codes for MADTKSINRLRDHLEMMKRELGHTTEQIKQLERNDKKRSDWNEFDNIKGTSINELREHQSELVKEISKVQKEIKKYRSKSLLVAELAVLPAVFLLIVFSGIFDVVDKSPASSPILKTRYLTENLRGDTIDTWKSWRLVDNTLNVNILKSPRVTDHQLRIIRDAISSERTVQFDDYLVHKGSKGSQSTYYVGWAGALKSVQTQTKYNLPSNFNFISTPGGEGDIIITLSNVRDSDGYTGYTKSITEDNEILKSFITIYDISNLTDEQLATIVRHEFGHALGLGHSTAPEDLMAPTIDMTIPYITECNVAAIVDLYNGNEAAQTVCEK